The Lacrimispora xylanolytica genome has a segment encoding these proteins:
- a CDS encoding sigma factor-like helix-turn-helix DNA-binding protein, translating to MDQAVAEQLVKSAALEAVQLFEKSQKKCSRTKVFHNAKKLMENYNRIHQGMIEGISELSYLDDRSSSQKSSEEDIYINSILKSKLRSIVMIAHLDKCMKLLKEEQIRKNAPEKFEAFKLYYLDNVTQEEIAEILHSTDRTIRRWVSEATEILSVYLFGADAIVLE from the coding sequence ATGGATCAGGCAGTGGCAGAACAATTAGTAAAGTCAGCAGCACTGGAAGCGGTTCAGTTGTTTGAGAAGTCTCAGAAAAAATGCAGCAGGACAAAGGTTTTTCACAATGCCAAGAAACTGATGGAGAATTATAACCGGATACATCAGGGGATGATAGAGGGCATCTCTGAACTATCATATTTGGATGACCGCAGCAGTTCTCAGAAATCCTCAGAAGAGGACATTTATATTAACAGTATCCTGAAAAGTAAGCTCCGAAGCATCGTAATGATTGCACACCTGGATAAATGTATGAAGCTTTTAAAAGAAGAGCAGATAAGAAAAAATGCGCCGGAAAAGTTTGAGGCCTTTAAATTGTACTATCTGGACAATGTGACTCAGGAGGAAATTGCTGAAATTCTACATAGTACAGACAGAACCATACGAAGATGGGTATCCGAAGCAACAGAAATACTGAGCGTTTACTTATTCGGAGCGGATGCCATTGTTCTTGAGTAG
- a CDS encoding helix-turn-helix domain-containing protein has translation MEHYLQLKAVLPVKALNAGYLVTGGNGRHADRVMDSFEIIYVNSGVLGIAEEEISYNVEEGEALILFPGRHHWGTREFDEDLTFYWLHFHLEEEAVRTGRDVMSLPQLIRVRKPEQFEDLFRRFIKRQNVCRDDRTILNLVLLELLCELSDSLSPMEVNGQKVLLANQAAQYIRNHLEEPLSSSILAEKLDCSADYLGRVYNAVYGKTLTEGIHEVRLNKACRMLVETSLTGNEIAYQCGYQDVDYFRRIFKKYMGITPKEYRQTYSLVGRK, from the coding sequence ATGGAACATTATTTACAGCTAAAAGCGGTACTTCCGGTAAAAGCGCTCAATGCAGGATACTTAGTAACAGGGGGAAATGGCCGTCATGCAGACCGGGTCATGGATTCTTTTGAAATTATCTATGTAAATTCGGGAGTTTTGGGGATTGCCGAAGAAGAAATATCTTACAATGTGGAAGAAGGGGAGGCACTGATCCTGTTTCCAGGCAGGCACCATTGGGGAACCAGGGAATTTGATGAGGACCTGACCTTTTACTGGCTTCATTTTCATCTGGAAGAGGAAGCGGTAAGGACAGGGCGGGATGTGATGTCCCTGCCTCAGCTGATACGGGTGAGAAAGCCGGAGCAGTTTGAGGATCTATTTCGCCGTTTTATCAAGCGGCAGAACGTTTGCAGAGATGATAGGACCATCTTAAATCTGGTGCTTTTGGAGCTTCTTTGTGAACTGAGTGATTCTCTTTCGCCTATGGAAGTCAATGGACAGAAGGTGCTCCTGGCCAACCAGGCAGCGCAGTATATCAGAAATCATCTAGAGGAGCCGTTATCTTCCTCTATCCTGGCAGAAAAGCTGGACTGCAGCGCGGATTATCTGGGCCGTGTTTATAACGCTGTGTATGGGAAGACCCTGACAGAGGGGATTCATGAGGTGAGGTTAAATAAGGCCTGCCGTATGCTGGTAGAGACAAGTCTGACCGGGAATGAGATTGCTTATCAGTGCGGTTATCAGGATGTGGACTATTTTCGCAGAATCTTTAAAAAGTATATGGGAATTACGCCAAAGGAATACCGCCAGACCTACAGCCTGGTAGGAAGAAAATAA
- a CDS encoding AraC family transcriptional regulator, translating to MYANTGYMDLTDEELEDYNIPLRTNCCGVYRLLTLPVMSTIRPLGRPDYQILYISSGKATFYINGEPREVPAGHMVIYHPRSLQQYAYYLEDKPEVYWLHFTGEDAQTLIKEAGFSGDHILYTGISAKYQDLFLSMIKELQLPRPCSEELSSLYLRQLFLTLKRLKEEGGYKKTEIKEEMEQAIHYFHENFTRDIQVEQYAKKLHMSTCWFIRSFKQYAGMPPGKYITSIRVNKAKELLESTDYTVGEIGTIIGYENPLYFSRIFKKQTGLSPAEYRKAAR from the coding sequence ATGTACGCAAATACAGGCTATATGGATTTAACCGATGAAGAACTGGAAGATTACAATATCCCATTAAGGACCAACTGCTGCGGAGTATATCGCCTTCTTACCCTCCCAGTCATGTCCACCATACGCCCTCTGGGCCGGCCGGACTATCAGATCCTGTACATTTCATCCGGAAAAGCTACCTTTTACATAAACGGAGAACCCAGGGAGGTTCCGGCCGGACACATGGTCATCTATCACCCCCGCAGTCTTCAGCAGTACGCGTATTACCTGGAGGATAAACCAGAAGTATACTGGCTTCATTTTACAGGAGAAGATGCACAAACACTCATAAAAGAAGCGGGATTTTCAGGAGATCATATCCTGTATACCGGAATCTCGGCAAAGTATCAGGACCTTTTTCTATCCATGATCAAAGAACTCCAGCTTCCACGGCCTTGCTCCGAAGAATTGTCCTCTCTTTATTTAAGACAACTTTTCCTTACCCTCAAACGGTTAAAAGAAGAAGGAGGCTATAAAAAAACTGAGATCAAAGAAGAGATGGAACAGGCCATCCACTATTTCCACGAAAACTTTACCAGAGACATACAAGTTGAGCAATATGCAAAAAAACTTCATATGAGTACCTGCTGGTTTATCCGAAGCTTTAAACAGTACGCTGGAATGCCGCCAGGAAAATATATTACCTCCATACGAGTCAACAAGGCAAAGGAGCTGTTAGAAAGCACGGATTACACCGTGGGTGAGATTGGCACTATCATCGGATACGAGAATCCCCTGTATTTCAGCCGGATTTTTAAAAAACAGACCGGACTTTCCCCGGCAGAATACAGAAAAGCGGCAAGATGA
- a CDS encoding helix-turn-helix domain-containing protein, with translation MGMAERIKERRLIMKYTQEELAEKLGLQKSAIAKYENGRVENIKRSVIAHMASILECSPAYLMGWSEDTNMNQPILMTKSEEEHLLKYRSIDDKGRHTVDTILQMEYNRCEQEQSKISPIPQRDRAHLQVNAAHQRTDIEVTDEMKQFDDAFFDE, from the coding sequence ATGGGAATGGCAGAACGAATAAAAGAACGTAGACTTATCATGAAATATACTCAAGAAGAATTAGCCGAAAAACTTGGACTTCAAAAATCTGCTATTGCAAAATACGAAAACGGGCGGGTGGAAAACATTAAGCGCTCTGTCATCGCTCACATGGCAAGCATTCTAGAATGCAGCCCGGCATATCTCATGGGCTGGAGTGAAGATACCAATATGAATCAGCCAATTCTTATGACAAAATCAGAAGAAGAACATCTGTTGAAATACCGCTCCATCGATGACAAAGGAAGACATACCGTAGATACTATCCTTCAAATGGAATACAACCGCTGTGAACAAGAACAATCAAAGATTTCTCCAATCCCGCAAAGGGACCGCGCCCACTTACAGGTCAATGCCGCTCACCAGCGTACCGATATAGAAGTAACGGATGAGATGAAACAATTCGACGATGCATTCTTTGATGAATAA
- a CDS encoding MFS transporter, giving the protein MTDLDYKSGRRYFIAEGCCANGIVTLTTGAFLSGYASSLGATDSINGIIGSLPLLLCLLQMFSAVLLESMSRRKNILTAFSLIHRLLLSSVFFVPLFIENPGLRLLALVGIYGTAHFFGAFIGTGIGNWILQLVPSTIRGKYLGKKDSFAFGMSTAISLIMGRVMDWFRSGDMEQQGFYVVGFVVFTLACLDFWCLSSIKEPESTPHVQKLRDSILSPLADKEYRKVMFSYMFWNVALQVAGPFFSVYMVTGLKLDYTYITFLGLISSTLRIIASSLWGKLADKTSWLFVTRASMGLLGLIHASWLFMTPETCYVLQPPLQALSGIAWGGIAISVFHLQYHYAPTEKRVPYVSANSSYAGLSGFLATLIGAFLLKVLPSMKILGFPMGGMQMLFLLSGTLIIGCVLYMGKLRTH; this is encoded by the coding sequence ATGACGGATTTAGATTATAAAAGTGGCAGAAGATACTTTATTGCAGAAGGATGCTGCGCAAACGGCATTGTCACCTTGACTACGGGCGCATTTCTGTCCGGATATGCAAGCTCACTGGGAGCCACCGACTCCATCAATGGAATCATCGGTTCTCTGCCCTTGCTGCTTTGTCTGCTTCAGATGTTTTCCGCAGTCCTCTTAGAAAGCATGAGCCGGAGAAAAAACATTCTTACAGCCTTTTCCCTGATTCACCGGTTATTGCTGTCTTCCGTATTCTTTGTACCGTTATTTATCGAGAATCCGGGCCTCCGCCTGCTTGCGCTGGTTGGAATTTATGGAACAGCTCATTTTTTCGGTGCATTTATCGGAACCGGCATCGGTAACTGGATTCTCCAGCTGGTCCCCTCCACCATTCGGGGAAAATATCTTGGGAAGAAAGACTCCTTTGCCTTTGGTATGTCCACAGCCATCAGCCTGATCATGGGCCGTGTCATGGACTGGTTTCGGAGCGGGGATATGGAACAGCAGGGATTTTACGTGGTAGGCTTCGTGGTATTCACCCTGGCATGCCTGGACTTTTGGTGCCTCTCCTCCATTAAGGAGCCAGAAAGTACGCCCCACGTCCAAAAGCTCAGGGATTCCATACTTTCCCCCCTGGCAGATAAAGAATATAGAAAAGTCATGTTTTCCTACATGTTCTGGAACGTGGCTCTCCAGGTAGCAGGCCCCTTTTTCAGCGTTTACATGGTGACAGGACTAAAGCTTGATTATACCTATATCACCTTCCTGGGACTGATTTCCTCTACCCTTCGGATTATCGCCTCTTCCCTTTGGGGAAAGCTGGCGGATAAAACCTCCTGGTTATTTGTTACAAGAGCCTCTATGGGCCTTCTAGGACTGATTCACGCAAGCTGGCTGTTTATGACGCCGGAAACCTGTTACGTCCTCCAGCCCCCGCTGCAGGCACTATCAGGCATCGCCTGGGGAGGAATTGCAATTTCCGTGTTCCACCTGCAATACCACTATGCTCCCACAGAGAAAAGGGTTCCTTATGTCAGTGCCAATTCATCCTATGCCGGACTCAGCGGATTCCTTGCAACCCTGATTGGCGCATTTCTTCTAAAAGTCCTTCCCTCCATGAAGATACTTGGCTTTCCCATGGGAGGGATGCAGATGCTGTTTCTATTATCCGGGACTTTAATTATAGGATGTGTCCTTTACATGGGAAAGCTTCGCACGCATTGA